A part of Pseudomonas sp. HR96 genomic DNA contains:
- a CDS encoding S9 family peptidase: MPQSAHAPIAHTVPGTDPYAWLQERDDPAVLDYLKAENAWQEACLADEQGLREQLFEEIKARIRETDLSLASPWGAYLYYTRTTAGDEYARHYRCPRPADDSATVDESQEQLLLDPNELAAGGFLSLGTFNVSPDHQRLAYSLDTTGDEIYRLYVKELATGAVEQLPFDDCDGSMTWANDSQTLFFAELDETHRPFKLYRHTLGEPGSEAVFEEADGRFFLHCYRSSSERQLILQLGSKTTSENWVLDAEQPRGAFQCVAARVEDHDYHIDHGQLDGQWTWFVRSNQTGINFALYQVPDQGQVPSREQWQELIGHRDQVMLEGVTLNAQAFSLSLREGGLPVIEVHAQGLAPYRVQLPDAVYNLYLYDSLEFTSTRVRLRYESLNRPGQIRQLTLADGSQQVLKETPVLGTFNADDYVSQRLWATAPDGVQVPISLVVRRDAVGQPTPLYLYGYGAYGSSLDPWFSHGRLSLLDRGVAFAIAHVRGGGELGEAWYRAGKQEHKANTFSDFIACAEHLIAQGLTRSEQLVISGGSAGGLLIGAVLNERPELFRAAIAEVPFVDVLNTMLDPDLPLTVTEYDEWGNPQDPEVYARIKAYAPYENVRAQAYPAMLVIAGYNDSRVQYWEAAKWVARLRERKTDSNLLLLKTELGAGHGGMSGRYQGLRDLALEYGFVFKVLGLV; the protein is encoded by the coding sequence ATGCCCCAATCCGCTCACGCCCCGATCGCCCACACCGTGCCTGGCACCGACCCCTACGCCTGGCTGCAGGAGCGCGACGACCCGGCCGTGCTGGACTACCTCAAGGCCGAGAACGCCTGGCAGGAAGCTTGCCTGGCCGATGAACAAGGGCTGCGCGAGCAGCTGTTCGAGGAGATCAAGGCACGCATCCGCGAAACCGACCTGTCGCTGGCCTCGCCCTGGGGCGCCTACCTGTATTACACCCGCACCACGGCGGGCGACGAATACGCGCGCCACTACCGCTGCCCGCGCCCGGCCGATGATTCGGCCACGGTCGACGAGAGCCAGGAGCAGCTGCTACTCGACCCCAACGAGCTGGCCGCCGGCGGTTTTCTCTCGCTGGGCACCTTCAACGTCAGCCCCGACCACCAACGCCTGGCCTACAGCCTGGATACCACCGGCGACGAGATCTACCGCCTGTACGTCAAGGAGCTGGCCACCGGCGCCGTGGAGCAACTGCCGTTCGACGATTGCGACGGCAGCATGACCTGGGCCAACGACAGCCAGACGCTGTTCTTCGCCGAGCTGGACGAAACCCACCGGCCGTTCAAGCTGTACCGCCACACCCTCGGCGAACCTGGCAGCGAGGCGGTGTTCGAGGAGGCCGACGGGCGTTTCTTTTTGCACTGCTACCGCTCCAGCTCCGAGCGCCAGCTGATCCTGCAACTGGGCAGCAAGACCACCAGCGAGAACTGGGTGCTTGACGCCGAACAACCGCGTGGCGCCTTTCAGTGCGTTGCCGCTCGGGTCGAAGACCACGACTATCACATCGACCACGGCCAGCTCGACGGTCAATGGACCTGGTTTGTGCGCAGCAACCAGACCGGCATCAACTTCGCCCTCTATCAGGTGCCCGATCAAGGCCAGGTGCCCAGCCGCGAGCAGTGGCAGGAGCTGATCGGCCATCGCGACCAGGTGATGCTCGAAGGTGTCACCCTAAACGCCCAGGCCTTCAGCCTGAGCCTGCGCGAGGGCGGCCTGCCGGTGATCGAGGTGCACGCCCAGGGCTTGGCGCCCTATCGCGTGCAACTGCCCGACGCGGTGTACAACCTGTACCTCTACGACAGCCTGGAATTCACCAGCACACGGGTGCGCCTGCGCTACGAATCGCTCAACCGCCCCGGGCAGATCCGCCAGCTGACGCTGGCCGACGGCAGCCAGCAGGTGCTCAAGGAAACCCCGGTGCTGGGCACCTTCAATGCCGATGACTACGTCAGCCAGCGCCTCTGGGCCACCGCCCCGGACGGCGTGCAGGTGCCGATCAGCCTGGTGGTGCGCCGCGACGCCGTGGGCCAGCCGACCCCGCTGTATCTTTATGGCTACGGCGCCTACGGCTCTAGCCTGGACCCCTGGTTCTCCCATGGCCGCCTGAGCCTGCTCGACCGTGGTGTGGCCTTTGCCATCGCTCATGTGCGCGGCGGCGGCGAGCTGGGCGAAGCCTGGTACCGCGCCGGCAAGCAGGAGCACAAGGCCAATACCTTCAGCGACTTCATCGCCTGCGCCGAGCACCTGATCGCCCAGGGCCTTACCCGCTCCGAGCAACTGGTCATCAGCGGCGGCAGCGCCGGCGGCCTGCTGATCGGCGCGGTGCTCAACGAGCGGCCCGAGCTGTTCCGGGCGGCCATCGCCGAGGTCCCCTTCGTCGACGTGCTCAACACCATGCTCGACCCCGATCTGCCGCTGACTGTCACCGAGTACGACGAGTGGGGCAACCCGCAAGATCCAGAGGTCTACGCGCGAATCAAGGCCTATGCTCCCTATGAGAACGTGCGCGCACAGGCCTATCCGGCGATGCTGGTGATCGCCGGCTACAACGACAGCCGCGTGCAGTATTGGGAGGCAGCCAAATGGGTGGCGCGCCTGCGCGAACGCAAGACCGACAGCAACCTGCTGCTGCTCAAGACCGAGCTGGGTGCCGGCCACGGCGGCATGAGCGGCCGCTACCAGGGTCTGCGTGACCTGGCCCTCGAATACGGTTTTGTATTCAAGGTGCTGGGGTTGGTGTAA
- a CDS encoding MFS transporter, whose translation MTENDYLHAWAIYAVAALGCLLVWFRITRWMWRFLREPLRVIGLVALVAPTLIDPAQEKYAPAVAVTALDLVFKVGNNAWRSISELLMYSMIALGIYLVFALIRWPFLRKANERRAAQAQAAAAAAAAPAPQPEVEEPFGAAGRPHYSADPVPRSAPRNPPAAGPRGRVEPRL comes from the coding sequence ATGACCGAAAACGACTATCTGCACGCATGGGCAATTTACGCCGTTGCCGCCCTGGGCTGCCTGTTGGTGTGGTTCAGAATCACTCGCTGGATGTGGCGCTTTCTGCGTGAGCCGCTGCGGGTCATCGGCCTGGTGGCGCTGGTGGCGCCGACGCTGATCGACCCGGCCCAGGAAAAATACGCCCCGGCCGTGGCCGTCACCGCCCTGGACCTGGTGTTCAAGGTGGGCAACAACGCCTGGCGGTCGATCTCCGAGTTGCTGATGTACAGCATGATCGCGCTGGGCATCTACCTGGTGTTCGCCCTGATCCGCTGGCCGTTCCTGCGCAAGGCCAACGAGCGCCGCGCCGCCCAGGCCCAGGCCGCTGCGGCGGCAGCGGCCGCACCGGCGCCGCAGCCCGAGGTGGAGGAGCCCTTTGGCGCCGCCGGGCGGCCGCATTACAGCGCCGATCCGGTGCCGCGCAGCGCGCCGCGCAACCCGCCCGCCGCCGGCCCGCGCGGCCGCGTTGAACCGCGTCTCTGA
- a CDS encoding cyclic nucleotide-binding domain-containing protein, producing the protein MSDQATLKIEIRDKLMDCGLFNNLPPAELTTAAGYFIISQMKKGEEIFHEGDAGTFMCIIHSGHVSVQKTSVDDRQVEMAVLRKGTFGEMAVLDGERRSATCIAATDCYLLNLGKDSLDKMINDAPKVAAKIIRALAVALSRRLRMVDGQLLASKP; encoded by the coding sequence ATGTCAGACCAAGCCACGCTCAAAATCGAAATTCGCGACAAGCTGATGGACTGCGGACTGTTCAATAACCTGCCACCGGCGGAGCTGACCACCGCGGCGGGCTATTTCATCATCAGTCAGATGAAAAAAGGCGAGGAAATCTTCCACGAGGGCGATGCCGGCACCTTCATGTGCATCATCCACTCCGGCCACGTCTCGGTGCAGAAGACCAGCGTGGACGATCGTCAGGTGGAGATGGCGGTGCTGCGCAAGGGCACGTTCGGCGAGATGGCGGTACTGGACGGCGAGCGCCGTTCGGCCACCTGCATCGCCGCCACCGATTGCTATCTACTGAACCTGGGCAAGGACTCGCTGGACAAGATGATCAATGACGCACCCAAGGTCGCGGCGAAGATCATCCGCGCGCTGGCGGTGGCGCTGTCGCGGCGCCTGCGCATGGTCGACGGCCAGTTGCTGGCGTCCAAACCCTGA